The Dunckerocampus dactyliophorus isolate RoL2022-P2 chromosome 1, RoL_Ddac_1.1, whole genome shotgun sequence genome has a segment encoding these proteins:
- the LOC129183858 gene encoding uncharacterized protein LOC129183858 has translation MGKERSTATPTKHTSQKRQGGTEKQAPHDRTHERSDPPPGAEAHVPARPPPCRTPAITPPPAHPPTSQGRHPGCRQTTASQETETSQTPASSGDRLPDPHQNHPQPPHQSHPRSPHPRVSIPSPIPASATQRNTPPPARTGTHTPIRPRPPPPPHPPNHSDPVPEGRKEEIAPPQHHASLHSKPKLHIQDPYFRPPRASQHAGHKESRALQAGTASRAIGDAQKLPVTGGKATRAGG, from the exons ATGGGGAAAG agcggagcacggccacacccacaaaGCACACAAGCCAGAAGCGGcaaggagggacagagaagcaagcaccacaCGACAGGACCCATGAGAGGAGCGACCCCCCGCCGGGCGCCGAAGCACACGTCCCCGCCCGCCCCCCGCCATGCCGCACACCAGCCATCACCCCACCCCCTGCCCATCCACCAACAAGCCAAGGGAGACACCCAGGATGCAGGCAGACAACCGCCAGCCAGGAAACAGAGactagccagacaccagcaagtagTGGGGACCGCCTGCCAGACCCCCACCAGAaccacccccaacccccccaccAAAGCCACCCCCGATCACCCCACCCCAGAGTAAGCATCCCCTCgccgatcccggccagcgccacACAGAGGAACACCCCGCCCCCAGCCCGCACGGGCACCCACACACCCATCCGCCCGCGGCCCCCACCGCCCCCCCATCCACCAAACCACAGCGACCCCGTCCCGGAAGGGAGAAAGGAAGAGATcgccccaccccagcaccacgcatcCCTCCATTCCAAGCCCAAACTGCACATCCAAGACCCCTACTTCCGCCCACCTCGGGCATCCCAGCATGCAGGCCACAAAGAAAGCAGGGCCCTCCAGGCCGGCACGGCCTCCAGAGCAATCGGCGACGCCCAAAAGCTCCCAGTCACTGGGGGGAAAGCCACAAGAGCTGGAGGGTAG